The Chloroflexota bacterium sequence TTCGTTAGCGGGCACGTCGTAGGGGAGGTTGAGGCCCCCGTGGCCGAGCAGTTCGGCGGGCCAAATGATCGTATGGAAGAAGACGTTATCTTTTCCGATGAAGTAATAGGTGTGGTTCTCACCAGTCCACCACTGCTTCCAAAGATCCGGTTTCCCCTGTGCCTTCGCCCACTCGATGCTCGATGACAGGTACCCGATGCACGCCTCGAACCACACGTAGATCCGCTTGTCGTCGAACCCCGGCACCGGGATGGTGACGCCCCAGTCGATGTCTCGGGTGATGGGTCGCGGAAGGAGTCCGCCTTCGAGGAATGAGCGCGTCGCGTTGAGCACGGTTGGTCGCCAATGTGACTGCCCGGCCACCCACTCCTTGAGCTGTTCTTCAAAGTGCGGAAGCTGAAGGAAGAAGTGCTGCGTCTCCCGGATCTCGGGCTCGTTGCCGCAGGAGCGACAGCGAGGACGGATGAGGTCGATCCCGTTCAGTGGACGCCCGCAATTGTCGCACTGGTCCCCGCGGGCGCCGTCATACCCGCAATGTGGACACGTCCCCTCGACGTATCGATCCGGAAGGTATCGGCGGTCGTAGACGCAGTACAGAGCCTGCATGGTATCGAGCGTGATATGTCCGTCATTCAGCATGCGCAGAAAGAGATCGTGAACGACCTGTTCGTGGTTCTGCGTTCCGGTCCGCGTGAAGATGTCGAAGCTAATGCCGAGCTGCTTCCACGATTCCAGGAATTCCGCGTGATAGTGATCTGTGATTTCCCGAGGCGTGCGACCTTCCTGGTCGGCGCGGACCGTGATCGGCGTGCCAT is a genomic window containing:
- the metG gene encoding methionine--tRNA ligase; its protein translation is MADKVLVCVAWPYANGSLHVGQIAGAYLPADIFARFHRLIGNDVLMVSGSDEHGTPITVRADQEGRTPREITDHYHAEFLESWKQLGISFDIFTRTGTQNHEQVVHDLFLRMLNDGHITLDTMQALYCVYDRRYLPDRYVEGTCPHCGYDGARGDQCDNCGRPLNGIDLIRPRCRSCGNEPEIRETQHFFLQLPHFEEQLKEWVAGQSHWRPTVLNATRSFLEGGLLPRPITRDIDWGVTIPVPGFDDKRIYVWFEACIGYLSSSIEWAKAQGKPDLWKQWWTGENHTYYFIGKDNVFFHTIIWPAELLGHGGLNLPYDVPANEYLTLENAKVSTSRNWAIWVPEFLQRYDPDPLRYMLAANMPEGRDADFTWEEFIRRNNEELVATWGNLVHRTLTFTSRNFDRRVPAADPSVSEAVEARAAETFDRVRSLLAACRFKESLREVMALAQFGNKELDRREPWRQIREDRAACAATVYGLLTLINSIKVLMAPFLPFSSERLHHLLGYQDELATRGWKIERLAPGTPLPVPTPLFTKLDVD